In one window of Longimicrobium sp. DNA:
- a CDS encoding SRPBCC domain-containing protein, translating to MKNRTVVERTSDREVVVTRTVNGPARIVFEAFARAELLQRWWVPRSMGMTLLSCEVDARVGGKYRLVFDYGGPEPAAFFGTYVEVEPYSRLAWTNEEGGESGPVTTVTFEEEGGKTLVVLREVYPSKEALDAAGTGAADAMVETFDQLDELLVVLGESSSQ from the coding sequence GTGAAGAACCGCACCGTGGTGGAACGGACATCGGACCGCGAGGTGGTCGTCACGCGGACCGTCAACGGCCCGGCCCGCATCGTGTTCGAGGCATTTGCCAGGGCGGAGCTGCTCCAGCGCTGGTGGGTGCCCAGGTCGATGGGAATGACACTGCTGTCCTGCGAAGTGGATGCTCGTGTCGGAGGCAAGTACCGGTTGGTATTCGACTACGGCGGCCCTGAGCCTGCCGCGTTTTTCGGCACGTATGTCGAAGTGGAGCCGTATTCGCGCCTCGCGTGGACCAATGAAGAAGGCGGCGAGAGCGGACCTGTCACCACGGTGACCTTCGAGGAAGAGGGCGGCAAGACGCTGGTGGTCCTGCGCGAGGTCTATCCTTCGAAGGAAGCGCTCGACGCTGCCGGCACCGGAGCAGCCGATGCGATGGTCGAGACGTTCGATCAGCTGGACGAGCTTCTCGTCGTCCTGGGTGAGAGCTCGAGTCAGTAG
- a CDS encoding superoxide dismutase family protein → MRNTVWIAAVLALGACAPAGQGTTQEEVRPRQFTAPLYNAQGAAMGTLTLVQRGTSVQVQVASTGLPAGTHGVHFHEAGLCEGPAFTTAGGHLNPTGRQHGLSNPNGPHLGDLPNLVVGADGRGTLEATIAGSLTPGQAPIFDANGTAFIVHAGTDDQRTDPSGNSGARIACAVVAAPVQ, encoded by the coding sequence ATGAGGAATACGGTTTGGATCGCGGCGGTGCTGGCGCTGGGGGCGTGCGCGCCGGCCGGCCAGGGGACCACGCAGGAGGAGGTGCGGCCGCGCCAGTTCACCGCGCCGCTGTACAATGCGCAGGGCGCGGCCATGGGGACGCTGACCCTCGTTCAACGCGGCACCAGCGTGCAGGTGCAGGTCGCGTCCACGGGGCTGCCGGCCGGAACGCACGGCGTGCACTTCCACGAAGCGGGCCTCTGCGAAGGGCCGGCCTTCACGACCGCCGGGGGCCACCTGAACCCCACGGGCCGCCAGCACGGCCTGAGCAACCCCAACGGCCCGCACCTCGGCGACCTCCCCAACCTCGTGGTCGGCGCGGACGGGCGCGGCACGCTCGAAGCGACCATCGCCGGCTCGCTGACGCCGGGGCAGGCGCCGATCTTCGACGCCAACGGTACCGCCTTCATCGTGCATGCCGGCACCGACGACCAGCGCACCGATCCGTCCGGCAACTCGGGCGCCCGCATCGCCTGCGCCGTCGTGGCGGCACCGGTGCAGTAA
- a CDS encoding metalloregulator ArsR/SmtB family transcription factor, with protein sequence MVQYRTTRLDSSFAALSDATRRGVLEQLGRADASITELADKFRMTLTGMKKHVGVLEQAGLVTTKKIGRVRMCQLGPRRLEEETAWIETYRQRWDERFDELDVVVEELTRKEKSDERENRK encoded by the coding sequence ATGGTTCAGTATCGAACGACCCGTCTTGATTCTTCGTTCGCCGCGCTCTCCGACGCCACGCGGCGTGGCGTGCTGGAGCAGCTCGGACGAGCCGACGCTTCGATCACGGAGCTCGCCGATAAGTTCCGCATGACGCTCACGGGCATGAAGAAGCACGTCGGCGTTCTGGAGCAGGCGGGGCTCGTTACCACGAAGAAGATCGGGCGCGTGCGGATGTGCCAGTTGGGCCCGCGCCGGCTGGAGGAAGAGACGGCGTGGATCGAGACGTACCGCCAGCGCTGGGACGAACGCTTCGACGAGCTGGACGTGGTCGTCGAGGAACTGACACGCAAGGAGAAGAGCGATGAACGCGAGAACCGAAAGTAG
- a CDS encoding neutral zinc metallopeptidase, with translation MRWQGGRQSSNVEDRRGIGGVAVGGGIGTVIIALVVMLMGGDPGTVLQQAPAAGGPPPGGQPGAPPANDEARQFVGAVLADTEDTWNPIFQQMGRDYVEPRLVLFTGVQQTACGTGQSAMGPFYCPGDQKVYIDLAFYDDLARMSGARGDNDFAQAYVIAHEVGHHVQHQLGIADRVDAAQRGAREEEANALSVRLELQADCFAGVWGNKTRLQLEAGDVEEALAAATAIGDDRLQQKSQGRIVPESFTHGSSAQRVRWFRRGLDSGDYRQCDTFTADQL, from the coding sequence ATGCGCTGGCAAGGCGGAAGGCAGAGCAGCAACGTGGAAGACCGCCGCGGCATCGGCGGCGTCGCGGTCGGCGGCGGGATCGGGACGGTGATCATCGCGCTCGTGGTGATGCTGATGGGCGGCGATCCCGGCACCGTCCTCCAGCAGGCGCCCGCGGCGGGAGGACCGCCCCCGGGCGGCCAGCCGGGCGCCCCTCCCGCCAACGACGAGGCGCGGCAGTTCGTCGGCGCCGTCCTGGCCGACACGGAGGACACCTGGAACCCCATCTTCCAGCAGATGGGGCGCGACTACGTGGAGCCGCGCCTGGTGCTCTTCACCGGCGTCCAGCAGACCGCGTGCGGCACCGGCCAGTCGGCGATGGGCCCCTTCTACTGCCCCGGCGACCAGAAGGTGTACATCGACCTCGCGTTCTACGACGACCTGGCGCGCATGTCCGGCGCGCGGGGCGACAACGACTTCGCGCAGGCGTACGTGATCGCGCACGAGGTGGGGCACCACGTGCAGCACCAGCTCGGCATCGCGGACCGGGTGGACGCCGCGCAGCGCGGCGCCCGCGAAGAGGAGGCCAACGCCCTCTCCGTGCGCCTGGAGCTGCAGGCGGACTGCTTCGCCGGCGTGTGGGGCAACAAGACCAGGCTCCAGCTCGAGGCCGGCGACGTGGAGGAGGCCCTCGCCGCCGCCACCGCCATCGGCGACGACCGGCTGCAGCAGAAGAGCCAGGGGCGCATCGTGCCGGAATCGTTCACGCACGGCTCCTCCGCCCAGCGCGTCCGCTGGTTCCGCCGCGGCCTCGACAGCGGCGACTACCGCCAGTGCGACACCTTCACGGCGGACCAGCTGTAG
- a CDS encoding sodium-dependent bicarbonate transport family permease, translated as MTGLDLVQTNLLSPVVLAFLLGAVAVWVRSDLKIPEGMYTALSIYLLLAIGLKGGAALAKTPLDEIWMPAAAALALGCAIPFWAYATARRFGRLGVPDSAALAAHYGSVSVVTFVAALAFLDAAGTEYEGFLPALVALMEVPAIAVAMVMARVAGGGSRQGWGPVLHEVLAGRSIVLLAGGLAIGAASGAAGLARVAPVFVDPFQGVLVLFLLELGMVAARRLREVRTAGVFLVLFGVGMPVLNGVLGAWAGTAVGLSLGGSTVLGVLAASASYIAAPAAVRVALPEANPGLYLTASLGITFPFNLAVGIPLCHAAAQWSRSHAGVPLPLLALALLAAALVVLPRRGRGGRVIEVRSSPA; from the coding sequence ATGACCGGCCTCGATCTCGTCCAGACGAACCTCCTCAGCCCCGTGGTGCTCGCGTTTCTGCTGGGCGCGGTGGCCGTGTGGGTGCGCAGCGACCTCAAGATCCCTGAAGGGATGTACACGGCGCTCTCCATCTACCTCTTGCTCGCCATCGGACTCAAGGGCGGGGCGGCGCTGGCGAAGACGCCGCTGGACGAGATATGGATGCCGGCGGCGGCCGCGCTGGCCCTCGGGTGCGCCATCCCGTTCTGGGCCTACGCGACGGCCCGGCGCTTCGGGCGGCTGGGGGTGCCGGATTCGGCGGCGCTGGCGGCGCACTACGGGTCCGTGTCGGTGGTGACCTTCGTGGCGGCGCTCGCCTTCCTGGACGCGGCGGGGACGGAGTACGAAGGCTTCCTCCCTGCCCTGGTGGCGCTCATGGAGGTGCCGGCGATCGCCGTGGCCATGGTGATGGCGCGGGTGGCCGGCGGCGGAAGCCGCCAGGGGTGGGGCCCGGTGCTCCACGAGGTGCTCGCCGGGCGCAGCATCGTGCTTCTGGCCGGCGGCCTCGCCATCGGCGCCGCGAGCGGGGCGGCGGGGCTGGCCAGGGTCGCCCCCGTCTTCGTGGACCCGTTCCAGGGCGTGCTCGTGCTCTTTCTGCTCGAGCTGGGGATGGTGGCCGCCAGGCGCCTGCGCGAGGTGCGCACGGCCGGGGTCTTCCTCGTGCTCTTCGGCGTGGGAATGCCGGTGCTGAACGGCGTGCTGGGAGCGTGGGCGGGGACCGCGGTGGGGCTGTCGCTCGGGGGCAGCACGGTGCTGGGCGTGCTGGCGGCGAGCGCGTCGTACATCGCCGCGCCCGCCGCCGTGCGCGTGGCGCTCCCGGAGGCAAACCCGGGCCTCTACCTCACCGCCTCGCTGGGGATCACCTTCCCCTTCAACCTCGCCGTGGGAATCCCGCTCTGCCACGCCGCGGCGCAGTGGTCGCGCTCGCACGCCGGGGTCCCGCTCCCGCTCCTCGCGCTCGCGCTGCTGGCCGCGGCGCTCGTCGTCCTCCCGCGGCGTGGGCGCGGCGGCCGGGTAATCGAGGTGCGCTCGAGCCCGGCCTGA